atgatggccagaaccaaactcctcaaatctgaacggcacgcttatagtgactttgccatttttataagaacagcatgcacttacgtctaggacagtgacatttggtacagtggaactgctgatgatggtcagaacactcagaaccgaacttctcaaatatgaacggcacgcttatagtgactttggtatttttataagaacagcatgcacttacgtccagaacagtgacatttggtgcagtggaactgctgatgatggtcagaaccgaactccccaaatctgaacggcacactcatagtgactttggtatttttgtaagaaaagacatttatttagttatgtttgttaagcatattgagttttcaagtcaaagtttgtcaagcttcgatttcttataatataatcggattcatgaggaattgaggaaactcctcaaaccttaacgttatacgtatattcatttgtgttgccatctaataattaaagcattaaaagcagtttaaaaaatacttacacatttctacataatccaacattcgcaagtagcttttaccagaacccgaaaggcgacggtttttttttcttaaaaattattaagttAATATTACGCACGAAGATAGAGTTTACGGTGACAGTGGCGCCACTcctaaacaactactttgcccccttgtaaaacaaataactattgccaACGTATCTCTCTACTATATCAACTATCCACTTTACCCGTTCGACAGCATTCTTGTAGTACTCGAAGTTGATAGGACACAGAACGTCGGGACTCTTCCTGGGCTGGTCCCGAGCCTTGAGCGAGTCGCGGTCGAGACCTACAATGAGGCAGTCGTCGTCTACCGCACGCCGGCGGGGGCTCTTGCTGTGGGATTAGACGTTTCTTGATAAGGAATAGGTTTGTGACGTGTGATGTTGGATATAGAATCAGTGAAGGtagaaaagatttaaaaaatatatatatgtgtatatatttatatatatattataggacattcttacacagattgactgaattccacggtaagctcaagaaggcttgtgttgtgggtactcagacaacgatatatataatatataaatacttatatacatagaaaacatccatgactcaggaacaaatatcttcaaaggaaaaaaatcaatgatggcggcttaaatatatgggatatcggtcctacatcccgataccggatcggataatttgaaaacgccTTACAATACGATGTGGTAACGAACTCAGCCACAGAACAAACTATCACATACTTAGTTTTGAGAAATTAGGGTGAGTTAGAGACCTCCAAAAAGGCTTGGCTAAGATGGCTAGCGTCTGGGTAAAAGTTACTGCCGGTGAAAATGGTCAGGAAAAACAGTATTTTCTAACGCATAGGTacgtatataaaaatcagccttgataattttaggaaagttaaaaaacctttagctaaaaaaaattttgaatactaattcTAGATTATTCATCCATGAGAAAACTAGggaggtctggcggctctgaactctaaaagctcggccagacatgcgcgttttgagagcgtggagcggagcgcattgatagcggtgcgccggacgaacgctggcgttgcgcccagcggacgccggcgggaactaacgagcgcggactGCGAGCGGAACGTTAGCGTCCgcccggcgcaccgctatcattgcggaGCGCACGCTactctatcaaaacgctttatgtgtggcggaggcttagtctataggtaataaaaaaacattcacaTTCAGGCAAAGAAAACTCACGGCTTGTCCTTCTTCGGAAAGTCGACCATGTACATAGACCTGAAATCTATCTCACCATCGAAAACCGACATTTTTAGATAATTTacctaactaaaaatattataaaataattggaAAAAAATACGAACTTACACCGCGATGCTGTCAATtcgacaatatttttttttaaatagttaatcTCCTATTCATTACTACCTAGATATTAccaaaacgtagtgattcaatgctctttggatATTACGCCTAGAGTTTAAGCTGAATTTACATCTGCAAGTTTTCTAACAAAGGTAAAcctatatgcaagaaagagatccAGATATTTGCTACTGCCTCTTAcccatagttgcgtctcaaaattTGCAGCAGTATTTTGCTGGTGTAGATTCAGTTTAAGACTTTATTcgtatttgtgtcgcttaactccaaacctgggtaaatccattctgctttaaggttgaatatgtaaaaaatataatattatctgaaagataatcaaccttatagcagaatggatttacccagttttgaagttaagcgacacatttggcCCAGTCACCAAAAACAATTCGGGAAAGTTATTCGAACTTCATTTTCATTATAGTTTTTTGATACGACAgacataagaaaaaaaatctgaaaactaGACAGCAACGACTGTCAGTAGGTGACACGGAGCAAATCAACAATGACGTgttaatagaaaattttataaaaaaatgtacaaacatTTAGCAATACTTTGGAATAAAATAAACCACTGGTCGAACGAGAATAGGGACGCTTGAGCCATGGACCATTACCTGACTACGTATAGGAAGGACTATCTGTGGCCCAACTTGCCGAGGGCGGGGCCTGGAGGGGGTCATGGGGGGCCTGGCGGTGGAGGGGAGTAAGTATCGGGCGTAAGCCTTTCCTTGATGATAGATCTTCCCCTAGGGCAGAAGTGATCGACGTCAGTTTCTTAAGATGACTCTCTTGAAAGAAGTTCGATACAACAGGATGCCAAGTATAGGAAAGACTTCCTATGGCTAAACTTGCCTAAGGCTGattccactatcatatgtttacaaagaaatatgatcataggcaacatgccgtcctttttcttcacgttggagaaaaagggaggcatacagacctgaCTGCTAGTGCACTGAGTTGTTCTGTTATTTCTCTGTCATTAAGAATCGTGAAATATTTTTAATCCTAGGGCCGCTAAGATGTCTGATCAAGAGCTGGCCTTCTTCCGAGCATGTATGCAGCACAGCAGACCACCAGACTGTCGATGCCCTCAGTACAGTGGTGGAGAGATGCCGCAGCTACCACCAGGGAAGGAAGGAGGCTGGAGTCGCAATGAGGTATCTAATCTATTGTAACCACTTGAGATCCCAGCCAGTTGATATTGTTATCGTcatcataaatatcataatactgaattttaacttctgattagcagaaacgtctgcaatcgatgccactaggctaaataaataataaataaataaataatgaataaatttaaaagtggaaaatgtctgccttgggtgagacttgaactcacggcctctggatcaatattccagcgctctgccaactgagccaccaagacttcaaccaagccaacgaaattttccactactaaccagttggcagagcgctggaatattgatccagaggccgtgagttcaagtctcacccaaggcagacattttccacttttaaatttattctaagcctagtggcatcgattgcagacgtttctgctaatcagaagttaaaatttagcatggttagcgcatcgtaactggtgaatttccaatatgacttggaactccggttgccgtttaagaagtttaacactcttacggtagatgtcgctacgggtcccattgaccttagtagtggaaaatttcgctggcttggttgaagttttggtggctcagttggcagagcgctggaatattgatccagaggccgtgagttcaagtctcacccaaggcagacattttccacttttaaatttatcatAATACTGCTAAGAAACCTTATCCAGAGGTGACGCGCAAACTTTTGAATTTCGTCTATCTAATGTGCTAAAAGACCAGCAAACTGCTAGAGGGGCTTGGTCcgaaagcggccaccattccgttagcATATTAGTAAAAGTGACATCAGTCTACCTTGTCACTAAGAGCGGTTTTCAGATTATCCGATctaatatcggatgtaggaaggaagTAATGTGTAGGATATTGGACATCGGTTCTACATTCGATGTAGGGTAGGATAATGTAAAAGCGCTCTTAAGCGGCTTGCCCTACTccattctaatgtgtgtaatGTCCCAATGAGGACATTTCCTTCTTATTGTACGGCGGGTACAACCCCTTAGCCACACTACGAGCTTCTTTGTTGGTCATTCTTTCCAAGGCGCcagaatataaaataattaattatttttcccctcactagctcggaaacacgtgttttgtcctttaataccagcgggtaaaaacgcattttatccactagtgggtaaagtaatttgaccttgaataaagtcaaattaactgctttaaaattgaaaaaagtaggggaatctagtaataaagatgatttaccacctgttgaactactggaagcagtgataattatacgcattttttgcgttgtagtttcctcgctattgtgaggggaaaagatttgtgttacactcgggtgcaagtgtattttacttctcgggtgttaaaaaactcgcaagttcaagattctattctcgatccactcgcttcgctcgtggttcaactatagaatccttttacttgctcgtttttcaattccacactcggcgttaaaatacaactttgcccccttgtataacaaataactattacctgtTCCAGATAATGGGCCCCCTTCTAGACCCGAAACTGTACCCAGTCAAAGTGGCAGCCGCTCCAGAAACTGATTTGTGTGATAAGTTGATATTTGCATCGAGTGATAATTTTGAGTCCCGAGGAAGCGAAAGATTCTATATAGAATCACGAACGTAGCGAGTGATTCTAATTTAGAATattgagcgtagtgagggacgTTACTCAAAAGTCACGAAATGAAAATAACGTTGGTCTCGCGTCGCACATACAACTTTTTACCTCGGCAGGGTAACAGTCTGATACTAATAGTTATTTGCAAGGAGTAAATAGTTTCTTTGCTCACTGATTTTAAACAGCAAAGTATACTTACCAGCTGTTGAggtgaaaaaaatattggctcCAATTTATTACGTTTAGTAACgctaataatttgtatttttttcccaGCTACAATCCAAGTACCCGATGCTGTACAGCATTCTGCAAAACGAGGCGTCACCGGAGCTGAAGCAGCGAATAGACCGAGACAGGAACAAGACGACATACCAGGTCGACTACTGCGAATCCGGTACGTCTTGAAAGAGAcatacagtcggcgataaaaacttgtgccaaaaatgattttttgcgaaaaaacttTTTCCTTTGTATAAGTGACGTGGTTCATGAATTTAGATCATAGAATCtttcaaaatcaaaatgacTATTTCACGCATTGGTAGACAAGAGGTTTCCGAAAATACTTTTTTCACTAGCTTATAATGATATCTCACTGCTAacactcatcatcctccttgcgttatcccggcatttgccacagctcatgggagcctgtggtccgctttgacaactaatcccaagatttggcgtaggcactagtttttacgaaagcgactgccatctgacctttcaacccgaagggtaactaggccttattggaattagtccggtttccccacgatgttttccttcaccgaaaagcgactcgcAAATATCAAcagacatttcgcacataagttcagaaaaactcattggtacgagccgggttcgaacccgcgacctccggattgaaagtcgcatgctcttaccgctaggccaccagcgcttttctCACTGCTAAGACTAATAATGGGAAATTATCCCTTCATTTTCCAGGTCCAGGTGCCAAATTCGAAGGTCTCCAACGAGCAGCAGACGAGAGCGGCACTGGACCTTGCGCTCAACCAATGAGGTTACCTGGAGACCCGTGCCGTGTCGCACCCAAACAGAGAATGACCACAGCCAAGACAATATCGAAACAAGGTGGCGGTGGCGCTAGCGACCCTCGTGCCAAATGCGGTAAGTGAACATTTTTTGCTAAGAATTAGGATTTATAACCAGGACCAACACATTCGCATAAGAGAAGGAGGCTTTTCTTCGACGTATCTTGGAGATTTGTTACATTTTGGCTTGTGTGGACACAAGTGGCTTGAGTGGACGTAGAATGCGTGGTTGTGAGAATCCAATGATAACCTGGAGACCCATGCCGTGTCACACCTAAACAGAGAATCATAGCCAAGACTATATCGAAATAAGGTTGTGATGGCGCCAGCGATCCTCGAGCGAAATGCGGTAAGTCTATTAGTTAGATGAGACAGCTGCTAAGGCCCTTTCACAAACATTGGATAGCTACTAGGTTTCAAGGGCCTACGCCGGGTTTTTGTTGGTGGAACCAATAAGGTTACCGGGAGACCCTTGCCGTCTCGCACCTAGAGGATGACCACACCCAAGACTATATCGAAACAAGGTGGTGGTGGCGCTAGCGACCCTCGCGCAAAATGCGGTAAGTGAACATTTGTTGCTAAGAATTAGGATATAACCAGGACAATATTTTGCATAAGTTAAATGAGTCTATATTGTTCGACGCATCTTGGAGACTTGTTACATTTTGTTGGCTTGTGTGAGGGCATTTTTAGAACTTGGGACCcctaattagcgtaagttgttaacaaaaagttttgtgacgataattaagcatgaaatttccatgaaaatattgtttttgtgttaattatagcctgacaagattttctttgaccctgaaagagtgtcgctacaaaccgctttcatatggcaataatgttcggacgtcatgtataatggggacagcgtgtactggttttgcgtaaatatttgtagaaaatgaaaacagggttttagagaatcaaagtttaataagcatggtttaaatactcgctacttgtttccgtacagcctaaaatccatgaatcttgtgcctttatccaagtcgtcgatgtttattttgtttttgcgtgggaccttgttttatactggtgtcaatgatgtaacggcttccttatttctataaatcatTTTCACGgctgagctacagacaccttaaataagaacaaaaaatatattaagctaaatcgaaattaAATAATCAGTACAGGAGAACTGCACTACCTATAATACAttgtcagtaccggacatgtcaacaaccgatttcggaacattgttatcgaaatactgtgaaatccttcatccttttttgttgttagtaatttatctcgttaagtataattattttcacttttttaaatattattttgggcatatttgcgatgaaaccgttagaaaatctaaaatatttacttctcgtttacatcactgacattcaatgactttcgacgacgggtgtcaaatattaatccttgccagtaaaagaaattagttcagctgaaaatccgcaacgtggcgagggtcaaataaaaacttgtcaggctatacatAAACTtcaagcgataatctacattcagaatgtgaaaatagtaaattttagacagattttatgcctttattatcgtcacaaaactgacagcgatcttaatttttgttaagaacttacgctaattgggggatcccaaattttgaaaatgcccatgaACACAGTAATAGAAAAGTGGAAGTAAAAGGTGGGGCTTGAGTGAATCCAATGAGCAATAAAAAAGGTGGTGGTCGCGCCAGTGACCTCAGGCGAAATTCGGTAAGTAAAAGTTAGTCTTCAGAAAGAAATTTTCACGCgccccgaatggcatttctgcgacacgaaacgaaaacgaaacgccgcgaaaggtagtctggctctgtcgcgctaatacgcacgagcgatagagataggtagatatctacgagcgtttcgtttcgtgagcgtttgtgccattcggctacggatcCTGGACTGGTTGCTAGATTTCATATCATCGTTGGCCTTACCGCAGAACTGGCAAGATTTTTTTAGAAGTTTTTTTTAGACTGCATTCATGGGAGTATACTGGTAGTCTGGTACCTAATGAAATACCTAGAAAAAATTATGAGAGTTATGCTAGTTCCGTAAAAATGTCACCTGCCCTTAGGAAATTGGATTcactaaggccgatagtccactatcatatgtttatcatagaaatatgatcataccGTCCTTTTttgcaacatgccgtcctttttttcacgttggagaaaaagggaggcatacagacctatgattatatttttatgataaacatatgatagtggactatcggcctaagacCAAAATACTTGCGTATCAGTgtcaatattaataaaaatatattttacagaGACAACATCGGCCGTACCGCCGCTGGGCAAGACGGAATACCAGGACGGCGTCTCGAAGCTCGGAGCCATCATCATGAGAGACAAGCTACACaggaaataacaaaataatctGAAATAAATCATCGTCATTGTTACTCTTTCTTTCTTTATCAATGGAAGGCTATTGCCATTGTCTTTCCATTGTATTCAACGACTTTACATCACTGGCAATCATTTTAGCAGGAATTTAATAGTcactaaataagtaggtactaaaaaaGTCAAAGAAAGCTTTAACGCCATTTCTGTCAGTCAGTCCTATAAAGTTTGTCAGATAGGTACTGTGGGGTTGACATTGACAATGACACAAATTGTTCCTACTGTGGGTTTGTCCCCGCTTTGTCAAGTTATATCTTGTGCCttgacaatgaggaggcacactaaaggttatgacagatggcgccaccctattagtccatgcgtgagagcgagaagatatgtTTTCCTCTCTCAAATGAATGACAGTGActtgcctagacacttgcataggcgccgcctggcggtataaaatgtcagtgtgcctcctcattgcagCTTATTTCCAGAAGTCAAGCCCTTATTGAAATACTGTCCAGCATTGGGATATTAAACGGCCATTCATTTGAATTATATCATCCCGTTTCTTCCCAAGGGTATCGTAAAAGTTGATTGTGAGAGGCAatatgtcactgcaatgtcataatttcgtttttatactcgtcgactttaatctgtcaattagcatgggtagcatggtcgcgcgatagacgataaaatatcaggccgtccctatcgcactattagtaagtgcgatagggacggccagatgttttatcatttatcacgcgaccataattgcctgcctggacaccacagactaaaccaAATGTgccgacttttcagtgttggatagtctttgacacttagtcaactataatatttcattacacttcactttagttaactgaaaaaaattcaaaaatagaacttcatacaggtactatactaatttgcgcgacctggcaaatttttctgcatctgaaacacattttttttaatctatcgcgttatcgaccaatcagagacggttattacaaacaattggttgctaggtaattcgatgttgatccatcggtgaacgacgctattaacattaattttaacttgaatgatgatatttttcgtccattgatgatgaagatgatgactcatagaaaaagtattgtatacaatagtgatataattaatcttttcactctcgtaccgtatactattaggccactcagcaagcttcgtggcctaaacatggtacccgactgaaaagctttgtattatatcacgattgtataaaatactatttctttcaacccattaattgccaagagtggcaatgaaatttgagtagtttcatgtgctctgcccacTATTTCATGGCATACCGGCGTGACTGTACGTATGTATTCATAAGCAATAAAACGACGTTATGATAAATAGACgtttatgtataaaaacacGTATAGAATATGTCATGTAGGCGACCTCGGCGACCGAGCGCTCGAAATCAGCTCCCCCCTCTTATAGAGCGTGCCTTCTTTCCTCTCCTGCTTAACTTCTACCCTCCTCTCTTCTCTTCTGTCCTCTTTTCTTTTGTCTTCTTTCTCAGTTTCGTGGGAGTTTCTAGTGCGGGTCATGGCGTGGTGGGTGGTGGTTTCGTCGTGCTGGCGGAGTATGACGGCTCGTGCGTCTGATGTGTTGCGTTCTCTGTAAATGAATAAATATGTAAAGTTAGTAATTTTCTGGGACTGAGTGGTATCAAATCGCATAGGACAGGAGCGATTGGTGGCGTCTATAGTGTTCTAGGCCCAGATCTACTTCGGATGGCTAAGCCAGAGCAGTAATCATCAAGATTTGACAAAACTGACTCAAAGTCTACGTGTGCATGAAGCTTGGCCCAAAAGTTCCTTTCAGGTAGCTCGatatgtttcgctccgtaacgaggagcatttgcATTGAGTGATCATCACACCGCTGGTGATGATACACGAGGAACTAACCTTCCTAGCGACATAAGCCTGTCTATATCCACTGGCCTCCTCAGTTCTCCTGTAGATGTGAGTGTGACGCGCACTGGTGGTGATGAAGAATTGGATAACGCTAGTGATCACTGGTGGTGATGAAGAACTGGTAGATGTAACGCGCACTGGTGGTGATGAAGAACTGGGTAACGCTGGTGATCATCACACCACTGATGATGATTCACGAGGAACTAACCTTCCTAGCGACATAAGCCTGTTAATATCCGCCAGCCTCCTCAGTTCTCTTGTAGATGTGAGTGTGACGCGCACTGGTGGTGATGAAGAATTGGATAACGCTAGTGATCATCACACCGCTGGTGATGATTCACGAGGAACTAACCTTCCTAGCGACATAAACCTGTCTATATACGCCGGCCTCCTCAGTTCTCCTGTAGATGTGACTATGACGCGCACTGGTGGTGATGAAGAACTGGATAACGCTGGTGATCATCACACCACTGGTGATGAATCATAGGGAACTAACCTTCCTAGCGACATAAGCCTGTCTATAGCCGCCGGCCTTCTCAATTCTCCTGTAGATGTGAGGGTGACGCGCACTGGTGGTGATGAAGAACTGGATAACGCTGGTGATCATCACACCGCTGGTGATGATTCACGAGGAACTAACCTTCCTAGCGACATAAGTCTGTCTATATCCGCCGGCCTCCTCAGCTCCCCTGTAGACGTGAGTGTGACGCGCAGCGCGTACGGCGGCGGTGACGCTGGCGGTGATGATGCGCTCGATGCTGACGCCGGTGATGATCCTACTGCTGAATCACGCTTGGCTGAAAGCAAGAAGATACCTGTtagtttctatttttattttgtttcagttCAAGATTAACTTCTATTAGGATAATGATATTTTAGGAAGAGTTGGGTTAAAATAATGTGATCGGACGTATTCATTAGCAGGAGAGATCAGGATATTTTATATCTGAGCCCTTATGGATATTTTAGGATCCAAATTGTCGTGGAATCATACAAATTCTCATGTAAAAGAAGTATATGAAGAAAGCGACCGTAAAAGAGAAGCGACGACCGGGTATCGCAAGGAACTTTCGCGATATCGGTGTAACaatataacactaagttctcgcgttttgttcacatttttaaagacacacgggtcgaacgcgacaaaataacattatattactaactagcctttgcctgcggcttcgcccgACTGTGGAAGCAAGCTCCCGAATTCGAAAACTgtggaatgttccatacaaactttcaccctccattttagataagtggggggttagaaagagacaaaaagtaacctatgtcattctccatcccttcaactatctccacttaaaaagttaTGCccatacgtcgctccgttttgccgtgaaagaccgacaaagatacagacacacacactcccatttataatattagtaggtacctatggattatcatttaaaaaaattggtgtAACAAAGCAGGATTCGGAACATCGGTCGATGTGGATTATAAAAAGTTAGAAATATatacacatacaaatattaacAGTAATTCCACAGCAGGAGCTGAGGATGTGACAGAAAAGATAGACAAAAGAGTGTCACCTGAAGATTCCGAGCCAGACGTGgagcggcggcgcggcggcggggcgGGGCGCGGGGAGTGCGCTCCCCCCGCTCCCCCTCCCCCTcccccgcccccgcccccgcTCCCCGCGGGCGCGGGGAAGGCGGCGGGGATGTGCAGGGAGGCGGTGATCACGTAGTTGTCGTCGTCCGACCCGCCCAGCGTCTGGGAAACGGGGAAATTCTAATCAGACACCGAGAGTTTACTGCGAAACCGATTACTCGGTACGATTTTCAATGTGACCGGTGGTTTTAGCCTCCCGAAGCGTCATCGTACCCGTTAGAGCAGGCTCCaaggggatgttcgtttgcaaaaatagcgcacctcattctgacttcagatatatattttatagatcCCGGACACCATATAAACacatgttgccaactttggtccccttccccgcaccccggcaatcaaaaatcgcatacaaagaaaaaaatttttttcatcaaaCCATGCCGTGTGGGGATCAAATAAAAGGGCTTACTGAGTAGTTCACGAatatagcatactataacatttattacacttcctctaagaatttttttgaaagtttattaaaatgctcgattttcgagttaactttaaaccactattgcttgagaagttatgaatctattttaatcattattattttaaataactaacaatagtccattatatacaaaataatagttaataCAGTCAAAAAGTTGCATGGGGGAGCGAGGGGAgcaatcaaagatggcgagttTCGATATTTCTCTCGTGGCCAAACGTTGTGTATAACTGttgttttagatattttttctactcctgcTTTCCTCCTcccactttaatctgtcaattatatTGTCCCGCAATCAAATTACACTCAGAAACCGAATTTTAAGAACCATATTGAAACATCGAAACTCGCCATTTTTGATTGCTCCCCCGCTCCTCCATGCAACTTTTTCACTGTACGAACTACTTATTGGTTCGCAAACAATAGACTATTGTtagttatataaaataataatgattaaaatatattcataacttctcaagcaatagtggtttaaagttaactcgaaaatcgagcattttagtaaactttcataaaaattcttagaggaagtgtaagaaatattattatagtatgCCATATATTCGTGAACTACTCAGTAAGCACTTTCATTCgataccccacacggcatggtttgatgaaaatttgttttttttttgtatgcgatttttgattgccAGGGTGCGGGAaaggggaccacaaaactggttggcaacatGTGTTTATATGGTGTCCGGgatctataaaatatatatctgaagtcagaatgaggtgcgctatttttgcaaacgaacatccccttGGAGCCTGCTCTACATTTTTGTATTCAGCgtaatgatgtgcaagttgctgaaactttccaaaaattttttaaatttcttgaaaaattcacgaaaaataaaggaaatttaaatttatgaaatgaaaagtttccatccatacaattgtccatacaaagtatggaaagtttccgaagttttcctatgtgaaaatttcagaattttggaaactttccatcggcacatcagtaattcATCGAGAGACCCGGAGCTTCAT
The nucleotide sequence above comes from Leguminivora glycinivorella isolate SPB_JAAS2020 chromosome 18, LegGlyc_1.1, whole genome shotgun sequence. Encoded proteins:
- the LOC125235804 gene encoding uncharacterized protein LOC125235804, coding for MDHYLTTYRKDYLWPNLPRAGPGGGHGGPGGGGEAAKMSDQELAFFRACMQHSRPPDCRCPQYSGGEMPQLPPGKEGGWSRNEIMGPLLDPKLYPVKVAAAPETDLCDKLIFLQSKYPMLYSILQNEASPELKQRIDRDRNKTTYQVDYCESGPGAKFEGLQRAADESGTGPCAQPMRLPGDPCRVAPKQRMTTAKTISKQGGGGASDPRAKCETTSAVPPLGKTEYQDGVSKLGAIIMRDKLHRK